One window of the Chryseobacterium camelliae genome contains the following:
- a CDS encoding MgtC/SapB family protein codes for MNLLPEHSVENELLLIFISVLLGLLIGAEREYRNKSAGLRTFILVCFGACLFTILSVVIGKDDPDRIAANIITGIGFLGAGVIFKGDNKIDGITTATTIWATASIGMAVGAGHISIALLGTLLVLLVLSILTYLEKLIDKNHKIIEYKITVPKAEDLLYCEQIFAQHHLKSSVSKQQYSEGKFSTIWILTGKKRNHELLVQEMRNNSRITSYQF; via the coding sequence ATGAACCTCTTACCGGAACATTCTGTTGAAAATGAACTGTTGCTGATCTTTATTTCTGTTTTATTGGGCCTGCTGATCGGCGCAGAGCGCGAGTACCGCAATAAATCGGCAGGGCTGCGCACCTTTATCCTGGTCTGCTTCGGGGCCTGTTTGTTTACCATTCTGTCCGTTGTGATCGGCAAGGATGACCCGGACCGGATTGCCGCCAATATCATCACCGGGATCGGGTTCCTGGGTGCAGGGGTTATTTTCAAAGGGGACAACAAAATAGACGGGATAACGACCGCAACTACGATCTGGGCAACAGCTTCCATCGGAATGGCTGTAGGTGCAGGTCATATTTCCATTGCGTTGTTGGGAACCTTACTGGTGCTTCTGGTTCTGAGCATCCTGACCTACCTGGAGAAGCTCATCGATAAAAACCATAAAATTATCGAATATAAAATTACAGTACCGAAAGCGGAAGACCTTCTGTATTGTGAACAGATTTTCGCACAGCATCATCTGAAATCCAGCGTCTCAAAACAGCAGTATTCAGAAGGGAAATTCAGCACGATATGGATCCTTACAGGCAAAAAGAGGAACCACGAATTGTTGGTCCAGGAGATGCGGAACAATAGCAGGATTACCAGCTATCAGTTTTAA
- a CDS encoding copper resistance protein NlpE has protein sequence MKNQIQIISMAALVVLGSCSKEKQQEVSSANLKTDPMAIQTPVDSSSAAAPASSQAEKSNADWYGTYEAVVPCADCPGIQTTLTLEKDNSFQLQEEYLERKSKNKDHGTYIWNAATDILELKGNDTHYKYKVGNNTLTQLDMNGQPVEGPNKDLYVFKKKQ, from the coding sequence ATGAAAAATCAGATTCAGATCATTTCGATGGCAGCACTGGTTGTTCTCGGTTCATGTTCCAAAGAAAAGCAGCAGGAAGTTTCTTCCGCAAACCTGAAAACAGACCCGATGGCGATCCAGACCCCTGTGGATTCGTCCTCTGCCGCTGCACCCGCATCATCACAGGCTGAAAAAAGCAATGCCGACTGGTACGGAACCTATGAAGCGGTAGTGCCTTGTGCCGATTGCCCGGGAATTCAGACTACCCTTACCCTTGAAAAAGATAACAGCTTCCAGCTTCAGGAAGAATACCTGGAAAGGAAGTCCAAAAATAAAGATCACGGAACTTATATATGGAATGCTGCAACTGATATTCTTGAACTGAAAGGCAATGATACACATTACAAGTACAAGGTCGGTAACAATACCCTTACCCAGCTCGATATGAACGGGCAGCCGGTAGAGGGTCCTAATAAAGATCTCTATGTATTCAAGAAAAAACAATAA